Below is a window of Congzhengia minquanensis DNA.
AGCACACCGCGCCGTAAAAGCAGATGGTGGTGAACTGCTTCAAGCCATAGGCAGCACCCACAATGTAGAGCACACACAAAAATACAGCCAGCGCCCAGTGCACCGCATATTCCTCCGGGCCGCTTTTTTTCAGGCGGCAGTAGAACGAGTCTGCCAGCAAAAACACCAGCCCTGCGGCAAACCCAAACGTGAACCCTGCGGGAATGACGAAAAACGCCACCGCCGCCACGCCGATATGGGCGGCGCAAAACACCAGTGGGTTATAAAAAAGCCGCCGGAAGATATAAAACAACACCGCGGTGCAAAGCACAAGCCCAGCGGTCACAGCCGCAGCGGCGCCGTCCATTGGCCTGCCCAAGCACAAAAACGCCGAGATAACATAACACAGCGATGCCCGCGAAAACAGGCTTGCCAAGTCGAACATCAAATCCCGTTTCATTTTAATAGTGCACCTCCCACCGCGTTACGTTCGCTTCGCGGATTTCCGGCAACGCCCCTGCATCAGGCCGCACAACAAAAATGATATGCAGGCCGCCAGGCCGGGCAAGCTGCTCATAAAGGGCGGCCTTAGCCGTTCCCTTTGCACCGGTGATTAAAACCGTTTCTTGTTTTTCGCCGCCGTTGTCTAAAAGGCGCTGTGCCGTCTCCTGAAACGGCGCGCAGCCCTTTTCCAAATCGATGCGGGCCAGCGCCTCTTTCATGGCCGTTAAATGTCCCGGGCCACAGCCGCTTTTCATGTTTGCCGAAGCCTGTGTGACAATGTCACGCCCGTTGGAGGCAAGCGAAATCTCCGCCCCCTTTTGCACAAACAGGGAGGCAAGGGTGGCCGCAATGCGGATTTCTTCCTCCCGCACCCCATTGTCCGCCCAGTCGGAGTCCGGCTCTAAATCAAGGGCCAGCCGCACCTCCCCGGCGCGGGTGCTTGCGTGAATATTCACCTTCAAATCTCCCGTTTTGGCGGTGGCTTTCCAGTTAATATCCCGCATGGGATCAAACGGTGCATAGTCGCGGATTCCGCGAAACGCAAAGGGGTCTGGCTGCTGCGCCTTCGCCTCTCTCTGGCCCATAATTTTTGAAAAAACAGGCAGCAGCCGCGCCACGTCCGCCCGGGCGGGATAAACAGAAAATTCAGCGCACTGCCCTCCGTTTGGGCGCACGTCTGTGAATTTGGCAGACATTAAAAGGTCAGACGACGTGAGGCTTACGCTGTCAATGGTGTAAAACCCCCGCTTTTCGCACAAAAACTCGTGGGTTCTGGTAATGCGCATGTAGGGCATGACGGAAAAAATATCGTTTTTATAAACCTTGTCCGACCGGGTTACATTTTCGCCGCCGGTGAGCGAAAGCCCCCGGGCAAAAGAAAACTTCACCCTTAACACGGGCACAGGAAAGGCCTTTTTATTTTCAATCACTTCGCTGAGGGCGCTGTTTTCGCCTTCAACGGCAAAAGGCGTCACAAACGAAACTGTGACGCCGAGATTTTTCTTCCAAATGCGTTTATAAATGTACCTTTGAATGTAGAATAACAGCAGGGCGCAGGCCGCAGACAGTATCATTTTCATGCCACGCCCCACTCCTCCGTGGGCACGGGCACGGCCTCCAGCACATCGCCAATGATATGCTCCGCCGACGTGTCAGCCGTTACAATCAGCCTGTGACACAGGCATGCCGGGGCCAATTCCTTCACGTCATCCGGCGTTACAAACTCCCGTCCCCGGCACAGCGCATAGCCCCGCACACAGCCAAGCAGCCCCAATACCGCCCGGGGGCTGATGCCGGTGCACAAGCTTGTGAGCCGGCGGGTGCGGGCCGAAAGCTCTGCAATATAATCTAAAACAGCCGGGTGCACAAACACCTGCTTTGCCGCGGCCTGAATTTCTACCAGTTCCGAAACGGAAACCACCGGCTCCAGCCCGTCTAACGGCGAGGCCGACATAAACCGTTCCATAATGGCAAGCTCCTCCTCTTTTGAGGGATAGCCCAGGCTGAGTTTCATCAAAAAACGGTCAAGCTGGGCCTCTGGCAGGGGAAATGTGCCCGCCGTTTCCACCGGATTTTGGGTGGCAATAACGAAAAACGGCTCCTCCAGCCGGCGCACAACCCCATCGGTGGTAACCTGCCGTTCCTCCATGCACTCTAACAGGCCGGACTGTGTCCGCGGCGTAGCGCGGTTAATTTCGTCCGCCAGCAAAATGTTGCAAAACACCGGACCGGGGGAAAACACAAATTCTTCGGTTTTCCGGTTATAAATGCTTAAGCCAGTTACGTCGGAGGGCAAAAGATTCGGGGTGAACTGAATTCGTGAGAACGCCGCCCCAAAGGATTTTGCCAAAGACTTTGCCAGCACGGTTTTGCCCGCTCCCGGCACGTCCTCTAAGAGCACATGCCCGCCGGCGCACAGGGCTGAAAGGATTTTTAAAATTACGTCCTCTTTTCCCACCACAACCTTAGAAATATTGTCCGCAGCGCTTTTTATGCGCTCCTGCGCTGATTTTAAATCCATTATCACACAACTCTTTTCTAATTATTATGAATAGGACTGAATTTGCCGAATTGCGTCCTGCACGGCCGCCTCGCTCTCCAGCGGCTGGGAATAAATCACGCTGCCGCCGCAGGTTGCCGTGGCAAGGTAGATAGAACCCGCCTTTTTAATGACGCAGGAAATGGGCTTGTTTAAATACTGGCTCACGCCCATCTGTTCGGCATAGGGGCCAATGGCCACCATCTCACCCGTTCTGGGGTGTTTCACCTTTGTGCTGGACGAAATCACCACCGTGGACGAATATACCACGTCCCCGTCCGCCGCAGAATCAGCCGGGCTGTCGGATGATTTGCCGTCTGTCCCGCCCTGGGGCTTTGCCGGCGGAATTGTGTCAAGCTCCTCTGCAAACTTTGCAAAGTCCT
It encodes the following:
- a CDS encoding DUF58 domain-containing protein, encoding MKMILSAACALLLFYIQRYIYKRIWKKNLGVTVSFVTPFAVEGENSALSEVIENKKAFPVPVLRVKFSFARGLSLTGGENVTRSDKVYKNDIFSVMPYMRITRTHEFLCEKRGFYTIDSVSLTSSDLLMSAKFTDVRPNGGQCAEFSVYPARADVARLLPVFSKIMGQREAKAQQPDPFAFRGIRDYAPFDPMRDINWKATAKTGDLKVNIHASTRAGEVRLALDLEPDSDWADNGVREEEIRIAATLASLFVQKGAEISLASNGRDIVTQASANMKSGCGPGHLTAMKEALARIDLEKGCAPFQETAQRLLDNGGEKQETVLITGAKGTAKAALYEQLARPGGLHIIFVVRPDAGALPEIREANVTRWEVHY
- a CDS encoding AAA family ATPase, whose protein sequence is MDLKSAQERIKSAADNISKVVVGKEDVILKILSALCAGGHVLLEDVPGAGKTVLAKSLAKSFGAAFSRIQFTPNLLPSDVTGLSIYNRKTEEFVFSPGPVFCNILLADEINRATPRTQSGLLECMEERQVTTDGVVRRLEEPFFVIATQNPVETAGTFPLPEAQLDRFLMKLSLGYPSKEEELAIMERFMSASPLDGLEPVVSVSELVEIQAAAKQVFVHPAVLDYIAELSARTRRLTSLCTGISPRAVLGLLGCVRGYALCRGREFVTPDDVKELAPACLCHRLIVTADTSAEHIIGDVLEAVPVPTEEWGVA